The following proteins are encoded in a genomic region of Armatimonadota bacterium:
- a CDS encoding molybdopterin molybdotransferase MoeA — protein sequence MLSYLEALDRIMATRPELPPETVFLDRLIGRTLASDVKSKFDLPFFTNSAVDGYAIAATDLDSKARLRVVGTIAAGDVPASSLTPGTALRTMTGAPVPEGAAAVVMQEDVIADEGDIVLQTALHPGKNIRAKGKEFRAGDLVLERGTVVTPPVVSSLAGMGYQEADVLGLPSVAVLATGDELLSPGGEARDGQVYESNTFALQASLRCAGVSTTLELVGDDRSAVVRALSRLYEHHDIVLTCGGLSVGLFDHVRDALTELGFQWEVERVAIKPGKPFSYAVGEGGKRAYCLPGNPMSALVTFALFVWPALIRPLARTTAVMANDAVNHGDRTEFVPSVVLSDASGRLTVDPSPTLGSHALAGLVGCGALLEVPPKSCLGKGDRASALLLPWRPGW from the coding sequence ATGCTGTCCTATCTCGAGGCGCTGGACCGGATCATGGCGACCCGGCCCGAGCTTCCACCAGAGACCGTCTTCCTCGACCGCTTGATCGGAAGGACGCTCGCATCGGATGTTAAGTCTAAGTTTGATCTGCCATTCTTTACGAATTCGGCCGTTGACGGATATGCCATTGCGGCGACCGACCTGGATTCCAAAGCCCGGCTCAGGGTCGTCGGGACGATCGCAGCAGGCGACGTTCCTGCCTCATCGTTGACACCCGGTACGGCCTTACGGACCATGACGGGCGCACCGGTACCAGAGGGGGCAGCCGCCGTCGTCATGCAAGAAGACGTGATCGCGGACGAGGGCGACATTGTCCTTCAGACCGCGTTGCATCCTGGCAAGAACATCCGGGCCAAAGGCAAAGAGTTCAGAGCGGGAGACTTGGTCCTGGAACGAGGAACGGTGGTCACGCCGCCCGTCGTGTCGTCGCTCGCGGGTATGGGATACCAGGAAGCCGACGTCCTGGGATTACCGTCGGTAGCCGTCCTGGCGACCGGAGACGAACTCCTCAGTCCTGGTGGCGAAGCTCGTGACGGTCAAGTCTACGAGTCGAACACGTTCGCGCTCCAAGCGTCGTTGCGGTGCGCCGGGGTCTCGACGACCCTCGAACTCGTCGGAGACGACCGGTCGGCCGTCGTCCGTGCCCTTTCACGGCTGTACGAGCACCATGACATCGTCCTCACTTGCGGCGGCCTGTCGGTCGGACTCTTCGATCATGTCCGGGACGCTCTGACCGAATTAGGCTTCCAGTGGGAAGTCGAGCGCGTCGCGATCAAACCGGGCAAGCCCTTCAGCTACGCCGTCGGAGAGGGAGGGAAGCGGGCCTACTGCCTGCCCGGAAACCCGATGTCGGCCCTGGTGACGTTCGCGCTCTTCGTCTGGCCCGCCTTGATCCGTCCGCTCGCCCGTACGACGGCCGTCATGGCGAACGACGCTGTCAACCATGGAGACAGGACCGAATTCGTTCCGAGTGTGGTCTTGTCCGACGCTTCGGGGAGGCTGACCGTCGACCCGTCACCGACCCTGGGTTCGCACGCACTTGCGGGGCTCGTCGGATGTGGAGCCCTTCTTGAAGTGCCGCCCAAGAGCTGCCTCGGGAAGGGCGATCGGGCGTCGGCCCTCCTCTTACCGTGGAGACCGGGATGGTGA
- a CDS encoding bifunctional molybdenum cofactor biosynthesis protein MoaC/MoaB, protein MRDVSAKIHTLRTATARAVLKASPSSIRAILDGTVPKGDPRPVARIAAMQAVKDTPRLVPYCHTVPIDWVGVEFAMTDTEITADVSVTTVYKTGVEIEAMAGAMVAALNLYDVLKMIDDEMEVVSVVLLDKKGGKSGFQPEPGWKAGVLVVSDRVSGGSMEDRSGATLRDKLTEAGGDVVEFGVVPDEPGLVRSTVERWCQTGLDVVFTSGGTGVGPRDTTPEAVDGLFDRRLPGVEEALRSYSQARMPFAMLSRSCAGVVGRTVVVCVPGSVNAARDAVDALFPYLLHAAGILAGEGH, encoded by the coding sequence ATGAGGGACGTCTCCGCAAAAATCCATACGCTCCGCACGGCCACGGCGAGGGCCGTCCTCAAGGCGTCTCCATCGAGCATCCGGGCGATCCTGGACGGCACCGTCCCCAAAGGTGACCCTCGACCTGTCGCCCGCATCGCGGCGATGCAAGCGGTCAAGGACACGCCGCGCCTGGTCCCGTACTGCCATACGGTCCCGATCGATTGGGTCGGTGTCGAATTCGCCATGACCGATACCGAGATCACCGCCGACGTCTCGGTGACGACGGTCTACAAGACCGGGGTCGAGATCGAAGCCATGGCGGGCGCCATGGTCGCCGCACTGAACCTGTACGACGTCCTGAAGATGATCGACGACGAGATGGAGGTCGTGTCGGTCGTCCTTCTCGACAAGAAGGGCGGCAAGTCGGGCTTTCAGCCCGAACCAGGGTGGAAGGCGGGCGTACTTGTGGTTTCGGACCGTGTCTCCGGCGGAAGCATGGAAGACCGCTCAGGGGCCACCTTGCGCGACAAGCTGACGGAAGCCGGAGGCGACGTCGTCGAGTTCGGAGTCGTCCCCGACGAGCCCGGACTCGTCCGTTCGACCGTCGAAAGGTGGTGCCAGACCGGCCTTGACGTCGTTTTCACGTCCGGCGGCACCGGCGTCGGTCCGCGGGACACGACGCCCGAAGCTGTCGACGGGCTGTTCGACCGGCGGCTTCCCGGCGTCGAGGAGGCTCTACGGTCGTACAGTCAGGCGCGGATGCCGTTCGCCATGCTGTCCCGGTCGTGTGCAGGGGTCGTCGGGCGGACGGTCGTCGTCTGCGTTCCCGGCTCCGTGAACGCGGCCCGAGACGCGGTCGACGCTCTGTTCCCGTACTTGCTGCACGCCGCCGGCATTCTGGCCGGCGAGGGCCACTGA
- the moaA gene encoding GTP 3',8-cyclase MoaA, with amino-acid sequence MGASVGPWEPLVDRFGRRHTYLRVSLTDRCNFRCRYCMPAEGVVWKPRDEILTLEEIVRLVGVFARIGVDKVRLTGGEPTVRKGLEGLIASLSAVPGIKTLLMTTNGTSLAQKASAYRSAGLDGLNVSMDSLQPDKFSEITLGGDLDRVLQGVRAARSSGFEPLKVNVVAMKGVNDDELADFVAWGIESDVHVRFIEFMPFLGNEWKKGGVLTYKEMLERIQGRFVLKPLTVGPSAVAKEFTVEGTHATVGFVTSVTDDFCGGCNRIRLTAEGQVKTCLFLKAGPSLRDMMRAGASDDDLALTVHAALATKWAGHPPMERLVGLDDKAMVQIGG; translated from the coding sequence ATGGGCGCATCCGTTGGCCCGTGGGAGCCGCTCGTCGACCGCTTCGGCCGTCGACACACGTACCTGCGCGTCTCCCTTACCGACCGCTGTAACTTCCGGTGCCGGTACTGCATGCCTGCGGAAGGTGTGGTCTGGAAACCAAGGGACGAGATTTTGACCCTGGAAGAGATCGTCCGCCTCGTCGGCGTCTTCGCAAGGATCGGTGTCGACAAGGTGCGATTGACGGGTGGAGAACCCACCGTCCGCAAGGGTCTGGAGGGACTGATCGCCTCACTGAGCGCCGTTCCCGGAATCAAGACCCTTCTCATGACGACGAACGGGACGAGCCTGGCCCAAAAGGCCTCGGCTTACCGCTCGGCTGGGCTGGACGGACTGAACGTCAGCATGGATTCCCTGCAGCCCGACAAGTTCTCAGAGATCACCCTCGGAGGTGATCTCGACCGCGTCCTCCAGGGTGTACGGGCCGCCCGTTCCTCCGGGTTCGAACCGCTCAAGGTCAACGTCGTCGCCATGAAGGGCGTGAACGATGACGAACTCGCCGATTTTGTCGCGTGGGGGATCGAAAGCGACGTCCACGTCCGGTTCATCGAATTCATGCCGTTCCTAGGTAACGAGTGGAAGAAAGGAGGGGTCTTGACGTACAAGGAAATGCTCGAAAGGATCCAGGGCCGGTTCGTCCTGAAGCCGCTCACCGTCGGGCCGTCGGCCGTTGCCAAGGAGTTCACGGTGGAAGGGACCCATGCGACGGTCGGGTTCGTCACCTCGGTCACCGACGATTTTTGCGGAGGATGCAACCGGATCAGGTTGACGGCCGAAGGACAGGTCAAGACATGCCTGTTCTTAAAGGCCGGTCCGAGTCTTCGAGACATGATGCGGGCAGGGGCCTCGGACGACGACCTCGCCTTGACCGTCCACGCGGCCTTGGCGACGAAGTGGGCCGGACACCCGCCGATGGAGCGGCTGGTCGGACTCGACGACAAGGCGATGGTGCAGATCGGCGGATGA
- a CDS encoding class I SAM-dependent methyltransferase, which translates to MPPSVEGHYARPGLYEGVLQALKGTGKTMGTLSTEDTAAFDEYHVGGRRATAKLIALSGFAPGSTVLDVGCGLGGPARHLAETAGCRVVGLDLTSDFCRAARLVSSWTGLGPSTSFVRGDAHRLPFATSCFDGLWSEHVTMNVPDRSAMAMEAARVLRAGATLSFYEVFRSSPGPIDFPVPWATSPDQNETGRLPDFLHDLERAGFEVTDVLDETPDAAAFLERARARQTSSGPSRPSVTLVMGDETEVRLENVAAAVRSGAIGFWMGRAVKQGR; encoded by the coding sequence ATGCCCCCTAGCGTCGAAGGCCACTACGCGCGTCCCGGGCTGTACGAAGGGGTGTTGCAGGCGCTTAAGGGCACGGGCAAGACAATGGGGACGCTCTCGACCGAAGACACCGCCGCCTTCGACGAATACCACGTCGGGGGTCGAAGGGCGACGGCGAAACTGATCGCTTTATCCGGTTTTGCACCCGGAAGCACCGTCCTTGACGTAGGGTGCGGTCTCGGTGGCCCGGCCCGGCACCTCGCCGAGACCGCCGGTTGCCGGGTCGTCGGCCTTGACCTGACGTCCGACTTCTGCCGGGCCGCCCGGTTGGTCTCCTCATGGACCGGACTTGGACCGTCGACCTCGTTCGTCAGGGGGGACGCGCACCGCTTACCGTTCGCGACGTCTTGCTTCGACGGCTTGTGGTCGGAACACGTCACGATGAACGTACCGGACAGGTCGGCGATGGCCATGGAAGCGGCACGGGTCCTGAGGGCCGGAGCGACGCTATCGTTCTACGAAGTGTTCCGTTCAAGCCCGGGGCCTATCGACTTCCCTGTGCCTTGGGCCACGTCGCCGGACCAGAACGAGACGGGTCGGCTACCGGACTTTCTCCACGATCTAGAGCGGGCAGGATTCGAGGTCACGGACGTCCTAGACGAGACGCCCGATGCCGCTGCGTTCCTGGAGCGGGCCCGAGCACGCCAGACGTCGTCAGGGCCGTCAAGACCATCGGTCACCCTTGTCATGGGTGACGAAACGGAGGTCCGGCTTGAAAACGTCGCGGCTGCCGTCAGATCCGGCGCGATCGGGTTCTGGATGGGCCGGGCGGTCAAGCAAGGTCGGTAA
- a CDS encoding molybdenum cofactor guanylyltransferase, with the protein MKIEAALMTGGRSSRMGADKAGMDVRGEPAAHRTARLLNPYVTRVTVLGSHDVPGCLKLQDAEPFQGPLAALASFHPREDAVFVCSCDMPRFDATILPLLADRIEHHDSIMAVVPFIEGNMQPLCALYRTNAFAMIATVRAEGQRRVLSWIDTLWAEVLTEDDLRMADLDPRDFLSADTTDAWARAVTDLA; encoded by the coding sequence ATGAAGATCGAAGCCGCGCTGATGACGGGCGGCCGCAGCAGCCGGATGGGTGCGGACAAGGCCGGGATGGACGTCAGGGGAGAACCTGCAGCCCACCGGACGGCCCGACTTTTGAACCCGTATGTGACCCGGGTCACCGTTTTGGGTTCGCACGACGTCCCGGGCTGCCTCAAACTCCAGGACGCGGAGCCTTTCCAAGGCCCGTTAGCCGCGCTCGCCTCGTTCCATCCCCGTGAAGACGCGGTGTTCGTGTGCTCTTGCGACATGCCCCGCTTCGATGCGACGATCCTCCCGCTACTGGCGGACAGGATCGAGCACCACGATTCGATCATGGCCGTCGTACCGTTCATCGAGGGGAACATGCAGCCGCTGTGCGCCCTCTATCGGACGAACGCGTTCGCCATGATCGCTACGGTCCGGGCCGAAGGCCAACGTCGGGTGCTGTCCTGGATCGACACGCTCTGGGCGGAAGTGTTGACCGAGGACGACCTCCGGATGGCCGATCTGGACCCTCGGGACTTCCTGAGCGCCGACACGACCGATGCGTGGGCCAGAGCCGTTACCGACCTTGCTTGA
- a CDS encoding carboxymuconolactone decarboxylase family protein codes for MSRLPQRYLQFFQDFPAVGSAYKDLGDAVATAGPLDKKTAELVKIGVALGARMEGAVHSHVRKALEAGATAEEIRHAVLQATTTIGFPNMMAGLSWVDETIAKAQS; via the coding sequence ATGTCCCGACTGCCGCAACGATATTTGCAGTTTTTCCAGGACTTTCCTGCCGTCGGTTCCGCCTACAAAGATCTAGGCGACGCCGTCGCTACGGCGGGCCCCTTGGACAAGAAGACGGCCGAACTGGTGAAGATCGGCGTCGCCCTTGGCGCCCGGATGGAAGGGGCCGTCCACAGCCACGTCCGGAAGGCGCTAGAAGCCGGTGCCACGGCCGAAGAGATCCGGCACGCCGTCCTTCAGGCGACGACCACGATCGGTTTCCCGAACATGATGGCGGGATTGAGCTGGGTCGACGAGACGATCGCGAAAGCCCAAAGCTGA
- the fliD gene encoding flagellar filament capping protein FliD, producing MSVSGISFTGIGSGIDSATIISQLMQIESIPIQRMQSQQASFTGKLDLYGQLGSKIAAISAAASAMNNAASMSPLTASVSDSSVASVSIGSGAAQGAYHLVVNQLAKAHKVISGPQSASDTALNLSGDIVVNGKVVTIATDDTLSTIAGKINGLGSGVTASVIGGSGSSYLSLTSDKTGTVNTIQAADVSGTVLSSLGLTGTNKAYREAVTGGFRTYRFSSDTSTVASLTGSSRAGSFSINGQSVSVDFASDSLSTIASKINAANANVTATVVSTTVDGKTVKQLEVKGTLSAMPTDPDGILAALGVFQSTYSSPVTAAQDAAYEIDGIAKTSSSNTVSDVVAGLTFTLLKDGDAETDIVVGRDPSKVKSLMKSYQEAFNGLVDFVKTYSSFDSDTYSSGPLFGDLIATRSVSAVQDSVFKVIGSGDVQSLADLGFGLDTDGKLTFDESRFDTVLSSDPEGVTKLMVSSGSTDTAQLAFVSSSYRTKDPGAAGFKVEVTRLATLSTTTASVAGTQANRGGEKLTFAGKAFSAQVEIDVATGASLADVASQINSNASLSNVMKATVDGNGKLVLTALRYGSATDFTVASNLDAAADTTGIGTEGGVRQEGFDIEGKINDEAAVGTGQYLIGKETNATSADLQVKYTGTTLGIIGTVDYSRGLSSYMMEAVGTVNDPANGMLTATTKTIQSQIDDLDDRIASYQATLDVREQRLKQKFLAMETAIATLQRQQAQLAAMNS from the coding sequence ATGAGTGTTAGCGGAATCTCGTTCACCGGGATCGGGTCGGGCATCGACTCGGCCACGATCATCAGCCAGTTGATGCAGATCGAGTCCATCCCGATCCAGCGGATGCAGTCCCAACAGGCTTCGTTCACGGGCAAACTGGACCTGTACGGACAGTTGGGCTCGAAGATCGCCGCGATCAGTGCCGCCGCCTCGGCGATGAACAACGCCGCGTCGATGAGCCCGCTGACCGCCTCGGTCAGCGATTCGTCGGTGGCCTCCGTCAGCATTGGAAGCGGGGCCGCGCAAGGGGCTTACCATTTGGTCGTCAACCAACTAGCGAAGGCGCACAAGGTCATTTCCGGGCCACAGTCCGCGTCCGATACGGCGCTCAACCTGTCCGGCGACATCGTCGTGAACGGCAAGGTCGTCACGATCGCCACCGACGACACTTTGAGTACGATCGCCGGCAAGATCAACGGGCTAGGCTCGGGCGTCACGGCGTCCGTCATCGGAGGTTCCGGATCGTCCTATCTCTCGCTGACCTCGGACAAGACCGGGACGGTGAATACGATCCAGGCGGCGGACGTCTCCGGCACCGTCTTGTCCTCGCTCGGACTGACGGGCACGAACAAGGCCTATCGCGAAGCCGTGACCGGTGGGTTCCGGACGTATCGCTTTTCGTCCGACACCTCGACCGTAGCTTCTTTGACCGGATCGAGCAGGGCCGGTAGCTTTTCGATCAACGGTCAGTCCGTATCGGTCGACTTCGCGTCCGACAGCCTTTCGACGATCGCGTCCAAGATCAACGCGGCCAATGCCAACGTCACCGCGACCGTGGTCTCGACGACGGTCGACGGTAAGACCGTCAAACAGCTCGAAGTGAAAGGCACCTTGTCCGCGATGCCGACCGACCCGGACGGTATCTTGGCGGCGCTGGGCGTCTTCCAGTCCACCTATTCCAGCCCGGTGACCGCGGCCCAGGACGCCGCTTATGAGATCGACGGGATCGCCAAAACAAGTTCGTCGAACACGGTTTCCGACGTCGTTGCCGGCCTTACGTTCACGCTGCTTAAGGACGGGGACGCCGAGACCGACATCGTCGTCGGGCGCGACCCGTCAAAAGTCAAGAGCTTGATGAAGTCGTACCAAGAGGCGTTCAACGGCCTCGTCGACTTCGTCAAGACGTACAGTTCGTTCGACTCCGACACGTACTCGTCAGGACCGCTCTTCGGCGATCTGATCGCCACCCGGTCCGTCTCGGCCGTTCAGGATTCTGTTTTCAAGGTCATCGGGTCCGGCGACGTGCAGAGCTTGGCCGACCTCGGCTTCGGTCTGGACACGGACGGCAAGCTCACGTTCGACGAGAGCCGTTTCGACACCGTCCTCTCGTCCGACCCCGAAGGGGTCACGAAGCTGATGGTCTCGTCGGGATCCACGGACACGGCCCAATTGGCGTTCGTTTCGAGCAGCTATCGGACGAAAGATCCGGGCGCGGCGGGCTTCAAAGTGGAGGTCACGCGCTTGGCGACGCTCTCGACGACCACGGCGTCCGTCGCGGGGACACAGGCCAACCGTGGCGGCGAAAAACTCACGTTCGCCGGCAAAGCGTTTTCGGCCCAGGTCGAGATCGATGTGGCGACCGGCGCCAGTCTCGCCGACGTCGCTTCGCAGATCAATTCGAACGCGTCCCTGAGCAACGTCATGAAGGCTACGGTCGACGGGAACGGAAAGCTCGTGCTGACCGCCTTGCGCTACGGCTCGGCGACAGACTTCACCGTGGCCAGCAATCTGGACGCGGCCGCGGACACGACAGGGATCGGGACAGAGGGCGGCGTCCGTCAAGAGGGATTCGACATCGAGGGCAAGATCAACGATGAAGCGGCCGTCGGCACGGGCCAGTACTTGATCGGAAAGGAGACGAACGCGACCTCGGCCGACCTGCAGGTCAAGTACACGGGCACGACGCTCGGCATCATCGGGACCGTCGATTATTCCCGCGGACTCTCCTCTTACATGATGGAGGCCGTCGGCACGGTCAACGACCCGGCCAACGGCATGCTGACGGCGACGACGAAGACCATCCAGTCGCAGATCGACGACCTCGACGACCGCATCGCCAGCTATCAAGCGACGCTGGACGTAAGGGAGCAGCGGTTGAAGCAGAAATTCCTGGCCATGGAGACCGCGATCGCGACGCTCCAACGCCAACAGGCCCAGCTCGCCGCGATGAACTCCTGA
- a CDS encoding HDOD domain-containing protein, producing the protein MALRSENFLLQRYIEKAMVDLPALPTVIVQVLQATDKETVTTTEVEGLLSTDAAITTKLLKVVNSAYFGLPRQVSGIGQAIAILGMHQVRNLVLSVGVLNALSSPNPRVLDVQKSFWEQSFAAGTCAQVLAKRKGLTGRDVDLAFIGGLLHDVGRLFLFTLFNQPYQQVMTESARLNEPLIETEERILGTTHAELGGVLSEKWNFPMVLSDLIRWHETPDSVTDDEAKAKVYAVHIADRLTAESDANCPAHGEWSPAAMAWLDATPEQLDELRGEIVGYVTKAKELLGIL; encoded by the coding sequence ATGGCACTGAGATCTGAGAACTTTCTGTTACAGCGCTATATCGAGAAGGCGATGGTCGACCTTCCGGCGTTGCCGACCGTCATCGTCCAAGTCCTTCAGGCGACGGACAAAGAGACCGTGACCACGACCGAGGTCGAAGGCTTGCTCTCGACCGACGCGGCCATCACGACGAAGCTGCTCAAGGTCGTCAACTCGGCCTACTTCGGCCTTCCGAGGCAGGTCAGCGGCATCGGTCAGGCGATCGCGATCCTGGGCATGCACCAGGTCCGGAACCTCGTCCTCAGCGTCGGCGTCCTCAACGCCCTGAGTTCGCCGAACCCGCGCGTCCTCGACGTCCAGAAGTCGTTCTGGGAACAGTCGTTCGCGGCCGGGACCTGTGCCCAGGTCTTGGCCAAGCGTAAAGGCCTGACAGGCCGAGACGTGGACCTCGCCTTCATCGGCGGTCTGCTCCACGACGTCGGACGGCTCTTCCTCTTCACCTTGTTCAACCAACCGTACCAGCAGGTCATGACGGAGTCCGCCCGTCTGAACGAGCCGCTCATCGAGACCGAAGAGCGGATCCTCGGGACGACCCACGCCGAGCTCGGAGGAGTCCTTTCCGAGAAGTGGAACTTCCCGATGGTGCTGTCCGACCTGATCCGTTGGCACGAGACTCCGGACTCCGTGACCGATGACGAAGCGAAGGCCAAAGTGTACGCCGTCCACATCGCGGACCGGTTGACGGCCGAAAGCGACGCCAACTGCCCGGCCCACGGAGAATGGTCCCCGGCCGCCATGGCTTGGCTCGACGCGACGCCCGAGCAGCTCGACGAGCTCCGCGGCGAGATCGTCGGCTACGTGACGAAGGCGAAGGAACTTCTCGGAATCTTGTGA
- a CDS encoding chemotaxis protein CheA yields MSAELDMSQYLGLFLQEAEEQLEVLEQETLKLEADPTETRLQAIFRAAHTLKGSSRAMGFSRLAELTHEMENLLDKLRNKELSVDRAIADALLECQDALRTILENIAAGNGDECDCSTLVATLQGFAPGTSGQSPPSANASGVPEADYESIEEAAKQQAVHHARFRLKPECVMKYVRAFMAVNLVQEQGEVLVTVPNHEKLEEEDFELDFELVFQFHGDVDELSGKFAEISEIDSVSVGPWARPEQAAAVVQTPAEVAVESVESPTAAAPVPGKKGEAGQTVRVDVSRLDALMNLVGELVIDRTRIAQVARELQNNGQNENVEALVEAVSHIARITGDLQDQIMKTRMLPIETVFNRFPRVVRDLAKKLGKDVRLDLVGGDTELDRSVIEAIGDPLLHIIRNSIDHGLEMPDERVAAGKSATGVVTVSARHQENHIVIEIEDDGKGIDLERVRAKAVENGLTTVDAASRLSDRDCLQFIFASGVSTAQEVSEVSGRGVGMDIVRSNVQRLGGVIELDTVPGKGTKFSLRLPLTLAIIRGLLVGDGGVVYVLPLGSVVETMRLEPKEVKKVSKDEAIVIRGSTMPLVRLDRALASKKGRGPKDGQSLHVVIVSLAEKRLGLVVEELIGDQEVVIKSLSRFCGDVPGISGATILGDGSVALILDVNGLVPKERMEPAWH; encoded by the coding sequence ATGAGCGCCGAACTCGACATGTCCCAGTATCTCGGGCTCTTCCTGCAAGAGGCCGAGGAACAGCTCGAGGTCCTCGAACAGGAGACCCTGAAACTCGAGGCCGATCCGACCGAGACGAGGCTTCAAGCCATCTTCCGCGCCGCGCACACCTTGAAGGGCAGCAGCCGCGCCATGGGCTTCTCCCGATTGGCGGAACTGACCCATGAGATGGAGAACCTGCTCGACAAGCTCCGCAACAAGGAGCTGTCCGTCGACCGGGCGATCGCCGACGCCCTGCTCGAATGTCAGGACGCGCTGAGGACCATTCTCGAGAACATCGCTGCCGGTAACGGTGACGAGTGCGACTGTAGCACTCTCGTCGCGACGCTCCAAGGGTTCGCCCCTGGCACGTCCGGCCAGTCCCCGCCGTCCGCGAACGCGAGCGGCGTCCCCGAGGCCGACTACGAGTCGATCGAAGAAGCCGCCAAACAACAGGCCGTCCACCATGCCCGGTTCCGACTGAAGCCCGAATGCGTGATGAAGTACGTCCGCGCGTTCATGGCCGTCAACTTGGTCCAAGAACAAGGCGAGGTCTTGGTCACCGTCCCCAACCACGAGAAGCTCGAGGAAGAGGACTTCGAACTCGATTTCGAACTAGTGTTCCAGTTCCACGGCGACGTCGACGAACTCTCGGGCAAGTTCGCCGAGATCTCGGAGATCGATTCGGTCTCCGTCGGTCCGTGGGCCAGGCCCGAACAGGCCGCGGCGGTCGTTCAGACGCCGGCCGAAGTCGCGGTCGAGTCCGTGGAGTCCCCGACGGCGGCGGCGCCCGTCCCGGGCAAAAAAGGCGAGGCCGGTCAGACCGTCCGCGTCGACGTGTCCCGGCTGGACGCCCTCATGAACCTTGTCGGCGAGCTCGTCATCGACCGGACGCGCATCGCCCAAGTCGCCCGCGAACTCCAGAACAACGGCCAGAACGAGAACGTGGAAGCGTTGGTCGAGGCCGTCAGCCACATCGCACGCATCACCGGCGATCTTCAAGACCAGATCATGAAGACCCGGATGCTTCCGATCGAAACGGTCTTCAACCGGTTCCCCAGGGTCGTCCGCGACCTGGCCAAGAAGCTCGGGAAAGACGTCCGTCTCGACCTCGTCGGCGGCGACACCGAACTCGACCGGAGCGTCATCGAAGCCATCGGAGACCCGCTGCTCCACATCATTCGGAACAGCATCGACCATGGGCTCGAAATGCCGGACGAACGCGTCGCGGCAGGCAAGTCCGCGACAGGCGTCGTCACCGTGAGCGCCCGGCACCAGGAAAACCACATCGTCATCGAGATCGAGGACGACGGTAAAGGCATCGACCTGGAGCGGGTCCGCGCCAAAGCGGTCGAGAACGGCCTGACCACGGTCGACGCCGCCTCGAGACTGAGCGACCGCGACTGCCTCCAGTTCATTTTTGCAAGCGGCGTCAGTACCGCCCAAGAAGTCAGCGAAGTCAGTGGGCGCGGTGTCGGTATGGACATCGTCCGGTCCAACGTCCAAAGGTTGGGCGGGGTCATCGAATTGGACACGGTGCCGGGCAAGGGCACGAAGTTCAGCCTAAGGCTGCCGTTGACGCTCGCCATCATCCGCGGCTTGTTGGTCGGGGACGGCGGAGTCGTCTACGTCCTACCGCTCGGATCGGTGGTCGAGACCATGCGCCTCGAGCCCAAAGAAGTCAAGAAAGTCTCCAAGGACGAAGCCATCGTGATCCGCGGATCGACGATGCCCTTGGTCCGTCTCGACCGCGCCTTAGCCTCGAAGAAAGGCCGTGGCCCGAAAGACGGTCAGTCCCTTCACGTCGTGATCGTCAGCCTCGCTGAAAAGAGGCTCGGGCTCGTCGTGGAAGAACTCATAGGAGACCAAGAAGTCGTGATCAAGTCGCTGAGCCGCTTTTGCGGCGACGTGCCTGGGATCAGCGGAGCGACGATTTTGGGCGACGGAAGCGTCGCTCTGATTCTGGACGTGAACGGACTCGTCCCCAAAGAACGGATGGAACCTGCATGGCACTGA
- a CDS encoding purine-binding chemotaxis protein CheW, which produces MEELRAADQEAQRELQTVVFRLGDEYYGIDIFRVNEIIRMRDITPVPRTEPHILGLVNLRGKTIPVVDIRVRMNLPDTAQAESTRIIVVDSSHGNVGIVVDAVTEVVSLDRSTIDDAPTLAQDSRTEFILGVAKREGELIMLLDLDETLAA; this is translated from the coding sequence ATGGAAGAGCTGCGAGCCGCCGATCAAGAGGCGCAACGAGAACTACAGACCGTCGTGTTCCGTCTGGGGGACGAATACTACGGCATCGACATTTTCCGGGTGAACGAGATCATCCGGATGCGCGACATCACGCCGGTCCCGAGGACCGAGCCGCACATCTTGGGCCTCGTGAACCTTCGGGGCAAGACCATCCCGGTCGTCGACATCCGGGTCCGGATGAACCTACCGGACACGGCCCAGGCCGAAAGCACGCGCATCATCGTCGTCGATTCTTCGCACGGCAACGTCGGCATCGTCGTCGACGCCGTGACCGAAGTCGTCAGCCTGGACAGGTCGACGATCGACGACGCGCCCACCCTTGCCCAAGACTCGCGCACTGAGTTCATCCTCGGCGTCGCCAAAAGGGAGGGCGAACTCATCATGCTCCTCGATCTGGACGAGACCCTCGCAGCCTGA